In the genome of Gimesia sp., one region contains:
- a CDS encoding DUF6263 family protein: protein MQGKRYISWMIGIVILAGTGWSFLNKQQNESSEKVEDVKPPGAVAEQTKQPPVEVAPVSLREENVEVLELNLAVNQRFPMIKTVEQTLSQASAAGVVQSKSKLELILALTVEELQEDGRKRLRVQYSGVKYSHDIAGEKVSFDSNRSSGPAPPEVQAYQGLVQNGFSFWIGPDNKIIELVGFDQFMQRCLQNTPVSQRETVLAKISETSGDDGVANFIDDSIGLLPYNINKEHQGGAVRVGESWTKTRRLTQPIPMVLKTEYTLRELNDNIARINIAGDIAASKISSPINQHGKSVQLFIRGGKSFGSCLIDRQTGLPLESKIDRFLETTVKLENGKEFEQQKQIVTTIRAFPHQEERPLGPSAKITPRSNPKPAAN, encoded by the coding sequence ATGCAGGGCAAGCGTTATATCAGTTGGATGATCGGAATTGTGATTCTTGCCGGGACCGGCTGGTCATTTTTGAACAAGCAGCAGAACGAATCGTCGGAAAAGGTGGAAGACGTCAAACCTCCTGGAGCGGTCGCGGAACAGACAAAGCAACCGCCTGTTGAAGTCGCGCCGGTTTCACTGCGTGAGGAAAATGTAGAGGTGCTGGAGTTGAACCTGGCCGTCAATCAGCGTTTCCCGATGATCAAGACGGTGGAGCAGACGCTGTCGCAGGCCTCGGCAGCCGGGGTTGTGCAGAGTAAATCGAAACTGGAGCTGATTCTGGCGCTGACAGTGGAGGAGCTTCAGGAAGACGGTCGCAAGCGATTGCGCGTGCAGTATTCGGGTGTGAAATATTCACATGATATCGCCGGCGAGAAAGTCTCGTTCGATTCCAATCGCTCTTCGGGCCCTGCACCACCAGAGGTCCAGGCTTACCAGGGACTCGTGCAGAACGGGTTCTCCTTCTGGATTGGTCCGGATAACAAAATCATCGAGCTGGTCGGCTTTGATCAGTTTATGCAGCGCTGTCTGCAGAACACGCCGGTCAGTCAACGGGAAACCGTGCTGGCGAAGATCTCTGAGACATCGGGGGACGACGGCGTGGCCAACTTCATCGACGACAGTATTGGTCTGCTGCCTTATAACATCAACAAGGAGCATCAAGGGGGCGCGGTGCGTGTGGGTGAAAGCTGGACGAAAACCCGGCGCCTGACGCAGCCGATTCCGATGGTCCTGAAGACTGAGTACACGCTGCGGGAGCTCAACGACAACATCGCCCGGATCAATATCGCGGGAGACATCGCGGCTTCGAAGATCAGCAGCCCGATCAACCAGCATGGGAAATCGGTGCAGCTGTTTATCCGGGGCGGGAAATCGTTTGGCAGCTGTCTGATCGACCGCCAGACGGGGCTGCCGCTGGAATCCAAGATCGACCGCTTCCTGGAGACGACCGTCAAACTGGAAAACGGCAAGGAATTCGAACAGCAGAAACAGATCGTGACAACGATCCGAGCCTTTCCGCATCAGGAAGAACGCCCGCTGGGTCCCTCGGCGAAGATTACGCCGCGGAGTAATCCGAAGCCGGCTGCGAATTGA
- a CDS encoding ankyrin repeat domain-containing protein, whose amino-acid sequence MRSFNGIGLFLAWIMLMQLGMPGCSQKESPDEMVVVKGRYGDFTSVTSDEELIQAVTYALEGLGEEQFSIPDLEHATADLTHPDGWTILTHVDGFIRLDHHTEDGSEFGKTEYLYAQNIPPEELKQIYLQIGRGQIEEVLKRDWKKSAEELKEDDRIFYLFWNQPGVNDLHRAAFSGNVEWARAALKAGADLNAKTDVGETPLHYAVLAEELPVCQFLIESGAEVNTRNRDGESVLSYATSEFSDDSESKTKIQALLIKHGAEK is encoded by the coding sequence ATGCGGTCATTCAACGGTATTGGACTTTTCCTGGCGTGGATCATGCTCATGCAACTGGGGATGCCGGGGTGCAGTCAGAAAGAATCTCCTGATGAAATGGTAGTTGTCAAAGGGCGATATGGCGATTTTACGAGTGTCACCAGTGATGAAGAGCTGATTCAGGCGGTCACCTATGCTCTGGAAGGACTGGGCGAAGAACAGTTCAGCATACCAGATCTGGAACATGCGACGGCTGATCTGACGCATCCTGATGGCTGGACCATTCTCACGCACGTGGATGGATTCATTCGTCTGGATCACCATACCGAAGATGGTAGTGAATTTGGAAAAACAGAATACCTCTATGCGCAAAACATTCCCCCAGAGGAATTGAAGCAGATCTATCTGCAAATCGGAAGAGGGCAGATTGAAGAGGTTCTCAAGCGGGACTGGAAAAAGAGCGCGGAGGAACTGAAAGAAGACGACCGCATCTTTTATCTCTTTTGGAATCAGCCAGGAGTAAATGATCTGCATCGTGCCGCATTTTCCGGGAATGTGGAATGGGCTCGAGCTGCCCTCAAAGCAGGAGCGGACCTCAATGCCAAAACGGATGTTGGTGAAACGCCTTTGCATTACGCTGTTCTGGCGGAAGAATTGCCTGTGTGCCAGTTTCTGATTGAATCGGGGGCAGAAGTCAATACCCGGAATCGCGACGGAGAGTCGGTCCTCAGTTATGCGACCTCGGAATTCAGTGACGACTCCGAATCAAAAACCAAAATACAAGCACTGCTGATAAAACACGGCGCAGAGAAATAA
- a CDS encoding class I SAM-dependent methyltransferase codes for MGQKQCDLCAGTEFEQIGTRDRHNQPLESVICKSCGLVAHGQIPSDEELARYYATEYRQSYHGEMTPSDRRVMRAWNNGERIFSQLQPHIEPDMEVFEVGAGIGCTVKVFELNGHASRGIEPGEGFQNYSQQQLLTNVVRGDLFEQPRDKSHELILLVHVIEHFNSPRKALEYIRGMLSDDGLFYVECPNIAAPFARRSKMFHYAHIHNFTPSSLKMLAESCGFKLVQQFGTQEDPNLQMLFSCSDSTELTIDPDNYRETMQVINAATPLQYHLRPYYFTSRVKKVASYFKEHLSAKQFVADVIQECQKFAAEQEDEAPESLRSAA; via the coding sequence ATGGGACAAAAGCAATGCGATCTCTGTGCAGGAACCGAGTTTGAACAAATTGGAACCCGGGACCGACACAACCAGCCTCTGGAAAGCGTGATCTGCAAGTCCTGTGGCCTGGTCGCCCATGGTCAGATTCCCAGCGACGAAGAGCTCGCCCGCTATTATGCCACCGAGTATCGCCAGAGTTACCACGGCGAAATGACGCCTTCCGATCGTCGCGTGATGCGAGCCTGGAATAACGGCGAACGAATTTTCAGTCAGCTGCAGCCCCACATCGAACCCGATATGGAAGTCTTCGAAGTCGGTGCAGGCATTGGCTGTACCGTCAAAGTCTTCGAACTGAATGGACATGCTTCGCGGGGAATTGAACCAGGCGAAGGTTTTCAGAATTATTCGCAGCAGCAACTCCTGACCAACGTCGTCCGCGGCGACCTCTTCGAGCAGCCCCGCGACAAGAGCCACGAGCTGATTCTGCTCGTCCATGTGATCGAGCACTTTAACTCGCCTCGCAAAGCCCTCGAATACATTCGCGGCATGCTCTCCGACGACGGACTGTTCTACGTCGAATGTCCGAACATCGCGGCTCCCTTTGCCCGTCGCAGCAAAATGTTCCATTACGCTCACATTCATAACTTCACTCCCTCCAGCCTCAAAATGCTGGCCGAGAGCTGTGGCTTCAAGCTGGTGCAGCAGTTCGGCACTCAGGAAGATCCGAACCTGCAGATGCTCTTCTCCTGCAGCGATTCAACCGAACTCACCATCGATCCGGATAATTACCGCGAAACGATGCAGGTCATCAACGCCGCCACTCCCCTGCAGTATCACCTGCGGCCTTATTACTTCACATCGCGCGTGAAGAAAGTCGCCAGCTACTTCAAGGAGCACCTGTCAGCCAAACAGTTCGTGGCAGACGTCATTCAGGAATGCCAGAAGTTCGCCGCAGAACAGGAAGACGAAGCTCCCGAATCACTGCGTTCAGCTGCGTAA
- a CDS encoding pyruvate carboxylase: MSEGKIKKLLVANRSEIAIRIFRSTHELGIRTVGIYTHEDRYALHRTKADEAYQIGKPGHPVKSYLDIDAIITLAKQKKIDAIHPGYGFLSENAEFAQACKDAGIIFVGPQVETLKSLGDKISARKIAEQAGVPVLGGSGEAITDPAEGLKTAQSIGFPIILKAAHGGGGRGMRVVQTEKEFEAAYEQARSESLAAFGSPDVFVEKFISRARHIEVQLLGDKHGGLVHLYERDCSVQRRHQKVVEIAPAPNLDPSVREALCNAALKIGRSVNYESAGTVEFLLDDDTNQFYFIEVNPRIQVEHTVTEQVTGVDIVKSQILLAQGAQLSDTGIGINSQEEIKTHGFALQCRVTTEDPTNKFMPDYGRVAHYRSASGMGVRLDAGTAFSGAMVFPYYDSLLVKVTTWARTFKDASARTERCLQEFRIRGVKTNIPFLLKLVTHPTFIKGECITRFIDETPELFNFPKRHDRATKLLTYLAETIVNGNSLVKDRAKAKRRMPAPVPSYNKKQIDPPEGMRQKLLELGAEKFSKWILDQKQLLLTDTSFRDAHQSLYATRFRTHDMLQIAEVYAHNCPQLFSLEMWGGATFDTSMRFLKESPWQRLADMRERVPNILFQMLIRASSAVGYTNYPDNVVRAFVKEAAAAGIDVFRVFDALNWVPNMKVAMEEVQKSGAICEASICYTGDILDPSKSKYDLKYYVKMAKELENMGAHILAIKDMAGLCKPYAAELLVKTLKQEIGIPIHFHTHDTIGGQAASILKAAEAGLDIADGAVPSMSGGTSQPNLTTVIESQRFAEHQPQVDVEHLDEISEYWRAVRDFYTAFESPVLPAGANLYDHQMPGGQYTNLLQQAQSLGLGDRWSEVCHVYAEVNQLLGDIVKVTPTSKAVGDMALFLVANDLTCDDVVNGDRDLAFPESVLDLVSGRMGQTPGGFPDAVQKRILRGEEPLTERPGSILPPADFEDAAKTVQEMLNRTPNDQEVVSYLLYPKVFEDFAAHQKAYYDTSGLPTYAFFNGLEPEEEIAVDIAPGKTLIIKFLAVGKPQTDGCRTVFFELNGQPREVVIVDKALKPQDDSRRKADPSDQKQIGSVMPGVVVSLTIKVGSKVKAGDQLLMLEAMKMQTSVISEQDGVVKEILIEPGTQVESGDLLIVLE; this comes from the coding sequence ATGTCTGAGGGTAAGATTAAAAAGCTGCTCGTTGCCAACCGAAGCGAAATTGCGATTCGAATCTTTCGCAGTACTCACGAACTGGGGATTCGCACGGTCGGCATCTATACCCACGAAGATCGTTACGCGCTGCATCGGACCAAGGCAGACGAAGCCTACCAGATTGGTAAGCCGGGGCATCCTGTGAAATCGTACCTGGATATCGACGCCATCATCACACTGGCGAAGCAGAAGAAAATCGACGCCATCCATCCCGGCTACGGTTTCCTCTCCGAAAACGCGGAATTCGCCCAGGCCTGTAAAGACGCCGGCATCATTTTCGTCGGCCCCCAGGTTGAGACTCTGAAATCGCTGGGAGACAAGATCTCGGCCCGTAAAATTGCGGAGCAGGCAGGTGTTCCCGTTCTCGGCGGTAGTGGTGAAGCGATTACCGATCCCGCAGAAGGACTCAAAACCGCTCAGAGCATCGGCTTCCCGATCATTCTGAAAGCAGCCCATGGCGGTGGTGGTCGTGGGATGCGTGTCGTACAGACTGAGAAAGAATTCGAAGCTGCCTATGAACAGGCCCGCAGTGAATCGCTGGCGGCCTTCGGCAGTCCCGATGTATTCGTCGAGAAGTTCATCTCCCGTGCCCGTCATATTGAAGTCCAGTTGCTCGGCGACAAACACGGCGGTCTGGTTCATCTTTACGAACGTGACTGTTCGGTACAGCGTCGTCACCAGAAGGTCGTGGAAATTGCCCCGGCTCCAAACCTGGATCCCTCGGTTCGCGAAGCCCTCTGTAATGCCGCCTTGAAAATTGGTCGGAGCGTAAATTACGAATCGGCAGGAACCGTCGAATTCCTGCTGGATGACGACACGAACCAGTTCTACTTCATCGAAGTGAATCCTCGTATCCAGGTCGAACATACGGTGACAGAACAGGTCACCGGTGTTGATATCGTCAAATCACAGATCCTGCTTGCCCAGGGCGCCCAGCTCTCAGATACCGGAATCGGCATTAACTCACAGGAAGAGATCAAGACTCACGGTTTTGCACTACAGTGCCGCGTGACAACCGAAGATCCCACGAACAAGTTCATGCCCGACTATGGACGCGTTGCACACTATCGCTCGGCCAGCGGTATGGGCGTCCGCCTCGATGCGGGTACCGCGTTCTCCGGGGCGATGGTCTTCCCTTACTACGACTCACTGCTGGTCAAGGTAACCACCTGGGCGCGGACCTTCAAAGATGCTTCTGCCCGCACGGAGCGCTGTCTGCAGGAATTCCGAATTCGTGGCGTGAAAACGAACATTCCGTTCTTGCTGAAACTGGTCACGCACCCAACCTTCATCAAAGGTGAGTGTATTACCCGGTTCATCGATGAGACGCCGGAACTGTTCAACTTCCCCAAACGTCATGACCGGGCAACCAAACTGTTGACCTACCTGGCAGAAACGATCGTGAACGGCAACTCGCTGGTCAAAGACCGTGCGAAAGCAAAGCGACGGATGCCGGCTCCTGTGCCCTCATATAACAAAAAGCAGATCGATCCACCGGAGGGCATGCGACAGAAGCTGCTCGAACTGGGAGCAGAGAAATTCAGCAAATGGATCCTGGATCAGAAACAGTTGCTACTGACGGACACATCCTTCCGCGATGCCCATCAGTCGCTGTACGCTACCCGTTTCCGTACACACGACATGCTGCAGATCGCGGAAGTTTACGCCCATAACTGCCCGCAGCTGTTCTCACTGGAAATGTGGGGGGGAGCAACCTTCGATACGTCGATGCGGTTCCTGAAAGAATCCCCCTGGCAGCGCCTGGCTGATATGCGGGAACGGGTGCCGAACATTCTGTTCCAGATGTTGATCCGTGCTTCGAGTGCCGTTGGATATACCAACTATCCGGACAACGTGGTCCGTGCATTTGTGAAAGAAGCTGCCGCTGCAGGCATCGATGTGTTCCGCGTGTTTGACGCGTTGAACTGGGTGCCCAACATGAAGGTGGCGATGGAAGAAGTGCAGAAGAGCGGCGCCATCTGTGAAGCCAGCATCTGTTACACCGGCGATATTCTGGATCCGTCCAAATCGAAATACGATCTGAAGTATTACGTGAAGATGGCCAAGGAACTGGAAAACATGGGTGCCCACATCCTGGCGATCAAAGATATGGCCGGTTTGTGCAAACCGTATGCAGCCGAACTGCTGGTGAAAACGTTGAAGCAGGAAATCGGCATTCCCATCCATTTCCACACCCACGATACGATTGGCGGACAGGCAGCATCCATTCTGAAAGCCGCCGAGGCGGGACTGGATATCGCCGACGGTGCAGTGCCGTCGATGTCCGGTGGAACATCTCAGCCCAACCTGACCACGGTGATTGAATCACAGCGATTTGCAGAACACCAGCCGCAGGTCGATGTCGAACACCTCGACGAAATCTCCGAGTACTGGCGTGCCGTCCGTGACTTCTATACGGCCTTTGAAAGCCCCGTGCTTCCGGCCGGTGCGAATCTTTACGACCACCAGATGCCCGGCGGTCAGTACACGAACCTGCTGCAACAGGCACAATCGCTGGGTCTGGGAGACCGCTGGTCTGAAGTCTGTCATGTCTATGCGGAAGTCAACCAGCTGCTGGGCGATATCGTGAAGGTGACTCCCACATCCAAGGCAGTCGGCGACATGGCACTGTTCCTCGTTGCCAACGATCTGACCTGTGATGATGTTGTTAATGGCGATCGCGATCTGGCATTCCCCGAATCGGTACTGGATCTCGTCAGTGGTCGCATGGGGCAGACCCCCGGAGGTTTCCCCGATGCCGTCCAGAAACGAATTCTTAGAGGAGAAGAACCTCTCACCGAACGTCCGGGCAGTATTTTACCTCCTGCCGATTTCGAAGACGCTGCAAAGACCGTGCAGGAGATGCTCAACCGCACGCCTAACGATCAGGAAGTTGTGTCTTACCTGCTGTACCCCAAAGTCTTCGAAGATTTCGCAGCTCATCAGAAAGCGTACTACGATACCAGTGGCCTGCCGACGTACGCGTTCTTTAACGGACTGGAACCGGAAGAGGAAATCGCCGTCGACATCGCTCCCGGTAAAACCCTCATCATCAAGTTCCTGGCTGTTGGTAAGCCACAGACCGATGGGTGTAGAACTGTCTTCTTCGAACTCAACGGTCAACCACGTGAAGTAGTGATCGTAGACAAAGCGTTGAAGCCGCAGGATGATTCCCGACGCAAAGCCGATCCATCTGATCAGAAGCAAATCGGTTCAGTGATGCCTGGTGTTGTGGTCTCATTGACCATCAAGGTCGGCAGCAAAGTCAAGGCCGGCGACCAGCTGCTGATGCTGGAAGCCATGAAGATGCAAACCAGCGTCATTTCTGAACAGGATGGGGTCGTCAAAGAGATTCTGATCGAGCCTGGTACTCAGGTGGAATCGGGAGACCTTCTGATCGTCCTGGAATAA
- a CDS encoding histidine triad nucleotide-binding protein, translated as MSDEKTIFKKIIDREIPADIIYEDELCLAFKDVNPQAPVHVLVIPKKEIVSISHLEPEDMELAGHLFLTVGKLAEMLGLDEGYRTIVNTGKAGGQTVDHLHLHLLGGRSLQWPPG; from the coding sequence ATGAGTGACGAGAAAACGATTTTCAAGAAAATTATCGACCGGGAGATTCCGGCTGACATTATCTACGAAGATGAATTGTGTCTGGCGTTCAAGGATGTCAATCCACAGGCGCCCGTGCATGTGCTGGTGATCCCCAAGAAGGAGATCGTATCGATTTCTCACCTGGAGCCCGAAGACATGGAACTGGCTGGCCACCTGTTTCTGACAGTTGGAAAGCTGGCAGAAATGCTCGGGCTGGATGAAGGGTATCGTACAATCGTCAATACTGGTAAAGCCGGAGGTCAGACGGTCGATCATCTCCATTTACATCTACTCGGAGGTCGCTCCTTGCAGTGGCCACCCGGATAA
- a CDS encoding Nramp family divalent metal transporter yields MESQQENSALDPSVGSEKEEAINAPTSFGGIVRRLGPGLIVAGSIVGSGELIATTKTGAQAGIALLWLIIVGCLIKVFVQIELGRYSISRGETTLQALNHVPGPRLGVMRNPNQQAPNWILWFWLIMSLCTIGQLGGIVGGVGQALALTLPIKGDYRQAIQYPSEKEFVHYLEIEEELNSEESSLAAMSPEERERFLRGHAKMQQRIEALQEAGQMILQKIRNQESLVDEQGTSLLEPQTWDDKIWAGLIAVMTAFLLFYGRYNLIEHLSTILVVSFTFITIGNVFSLQTSEIWSISGEEIMKGLSFGVPEATGGMNPLITALAAFGIIGVGATELIAYPYWCLEKGYARFTGPHSEDEGWVFRAKGWMRVMKIDAFASMCIYTFATLAFYLMGVAVLHKEGLDPDGMRMVSTLAEAYVPVFGTYAKWLFLAGAIAVLYSTFLVANAANARIFSDGLRFFGIYDERKPGALQKWIRGMSFILPLLCLAVFLTGANPVRLVLIAGTMQAIMLPMLGIAAIYLRYTRIDQRLTPGRLWDLMLFLSCLGLLLAGGFGVYKQLFA; encoded by the coding sequence ATGGAATCTCAACAGGAGAATAGCGCTCTCGATCCATCAGTGGGTTCCGAGAAAGAAGAAGCCATTAACGCCCCGACCAGTTTTGGCGGGATCGTCAGACGCCTGGGACCTGGCCTGATTGTGGCTGGCAGTATTGTTGGTTCCGGCGAGTTGATCGCAACCACCAAAACCGGTGCCCAGGCCGGGATTGCTCTGTTATGGCTGATTATCGTCGGCTGTCTGATTAAGGTGTTCGTGCAGATCGAACTGGGACGCTATTCCATCTCCCGGGGCGAGACCACGCTCCAGGCCCTGAACCATGTGCCGGGCCCTCGACTGGGAGTCATGCGGAATCCGAATCAGCAGGCTCCCAACTGGATTCTCTGGTTCTGGCTGATCATGAGTCTGTGTACGATCGGACAACTGGGGGGGATTGTGGGCGGTGTGGGGCAGGCTCTCGCACTGACGCTACCGATCAAAGGCGACTATCGCCAGGCGATTCAATACCCGTCCGAAAAGGAATTCGTGCACTACCTCGAGATTGAAGAGGAACTTAACAGCGAAGAGAGCTCCCTGGCTGCCATGTCTCCCGAGGAGCGGGAGCGATTCCTGCGGGGGCACGCCAAGATGCAGCAGCGAATCGAAGCTCTGCAGGAAGCGGGGCAGATGATTCTGCAGAAGATTCGCAATCAGGAATCCCTGGTCGATGAGCAGGGCACATCCCTGCTGGAACCGCAAACCTGGGACGATAAGATCTGGGCCGGATTGATCGCGGTGATGACCGCATTTCTGCTGTTCTACGGTCGCTATAATCTGATCGAGCATCTTTCGACAATTCTGGTTGTCTCGTTTACGTTTATCACGATTGGCAATGTCTTTTCACTGCAGACTTCAGAGATCTGGAGCATTTCCGGCGAGGAAATCATGAAGGGGCTGTCGTTCGGAGTTCCGGAAGCGACAGGGGGCATGAATCCCCTGATTACTGCGCTGGCAGCGTTTGGAATTATTGGCGTCGGAGCAACCGAACTGATTGCCTATCCTTACTGGTGTCTGGAGAAAGGCTACGCCCGCTTTACCGGACCCCATTCAGAGGATGAAGGCTGGGTATTTCGCGCCAAAGGCTGGATGCGGGTGATGAAGATCGATGCTTTTGCATCAATGTGCATCTACACTTTTGCCACACTGGCGTTTTACCTGATGGGCGTGGCTGTTCTGCACAAGGAAGGCCTGGATCCGGACGGGATGCGGATGGTGAGCACGCTGGCGGAAGCCTATGTGCCTGTGTTCGGGACGTACGCCAAATGGCTCTTCCTCGCGGGAGCGATTGCCGTTCTCTATTCGACATTCCTGGTGGCGAATGCCGCGAATGCACGTATCTTTTCCGACGGGCTGCGTTTCTTCGGGATCTATGACGAACGTAAGCCGGGCGCACTGCAGAAATGGATCAGGGGCATGTCGTTTATTCTGCCTCTGCTCTGCCTGGCAGTATTTCTAACCGGGGCTAATCCGGTCAGGCTGGTGTTGATCGCGGGGACCATGCAGGCCATCATGCTGCCAATGCTGGGGATCGCCGCCATCTATCTGCGATATACCCGGATCGATCAGCGATTAACGCCTGGGCGGCTCTGGGATCTGATGCTGTTTCTCTCCTGTCTCGGTCTGTTGCTGGCGGGTGGGTTCGGGGTCTACAAACAGTTATTCGCCTGA
- the trpE gene encoding anthranilate synthase component I produces the protein MKYVPDFDTFQQLSTQANLVPVYRQLTGDTLTPVSAYQLLEKGPYSFLFESVVGGEQISRYSFLGANPFLTIDAYQQRMVIQQQGETEERTVADPLQELESILDQYQAPELPGLPRFCGGAVGYAGYDVVRYSENLPDAPEDDRQLPDLSFALYDHMVVFDQINKTVLVVAHAHITPGMSASDLQAAYQAACEKIDQTCERFQTGDPAVLKMADISVNPHAEPDLQWSSNFSQQKFEAAVDACKEYIVAGDIFQVVLSQRLKLETSATPLDIYRSLRVVNPSPFMFLLKTPEVDLVGSSPEIMVRVEDGLTTIRPLAGTRKRGKTEAEDKRLAEELLADPKERAEHVMLIDLARNDVGRVSEFGSVELSDVMVVERYSHVMHITSNVTGTLTEGRTALDALRAGLPAGTVSGAPKVRAMEIIDEFEPHRRGPYAGAVGYLDFTGNMDTCIALRTLVMQGSTAYVQAGAGIVADSVPETEYYETLNKAKGLLKAIEVAEQQLK, from the coding sequence ATGAAATACGTTCCAGATTTTGATACTTTTCAACAGCTTTCCACACAGGCGAACCTGGTTCCCGTGTATCGCCAGTTGACCGGAGATACTTTGACGCCGGTCAGTGCGTATCAGCTGCTGGAGAAGGGCCCGTATTCATTTCTGTTTGAAAGCGTCGTGGGTGGTGAGCAGATCAGCCGCTACAGCTTCCTGGGGGCCAACCCCTTTCTGACCATCGATGCCTACCAGCAGCGGATGGTGATCCAGCAGCAGGGAGAGACCGAAGAACGGACCGTCGCTGACCCACTGCAGGAGCTGGAATCCATTCTCGATCAGTACCAGGCTCCCGAATTGCCGGGGCTTCCCCGTTTTTGCGGAGGGGCCGTCGGTTATGCTGGCTATGATGTCGTGCGTTATTCTGAAAACCTGCCTGATGCACCTGAAGACGATCGTCAGCTCCCGGACTTGTCCTTTGCGCTGTACGACCATATGGTGGTCTTCGATCAGATCAATAAGACCGTGTTGGTGGTGGCACATGCCCATATTACTCCCGGAATGAGTGCGTCTGACCTGCAGGCCGCATACCAGGCCGCCTGCGAGAAGATCGATCAGACCTGCGAACGTTTCCAGACCGGGGATCCTGCCGTATTGAAGATGGCGGACATCAGTGTGAATCCCCATGCGGAACCTGATCTACAGTGGTCGTCCAACTTTTCCCAGCAGAAATTTGAAGCGGCGGTCGATGCCTGCAAGGAATACATCGTAGCCGGCGATATTTTTCAGGTCGTCTTGAGTCAGCGCCTGAAACTGGAGACTTCGGCGACGCCGTTGGATATTTATCGCAGCCTGCGCGTCGTCAATCCGAGCCCGTTCATGTTTTTACTCAAGACTCCCGAGGTTGATCTGGTCGGCAGCTCACCTGAGATCATGGTGCGTGTTGAAGACGGTCTGACAACGATCCGTCCCCTGGCGGGAACCCGCAAACGGGGGAAAACCGAGGCGGAAGACAAGCGGCTGGCCGAGGAACTGCTGGCCGACCCCAAAGAACGTGCTGAGCATGTGATGCTGATTGACCTGGCGCGGAATGATGTCGGCCGGGTAAGTGAGTTCGGTTCGGTGGAACTGTCGGATGTGATGGTGGTGGAACGTTACAGCCATGTAATGCACATCACATCCAATGTGACCGGTACGCTGACCGAAGGCCGGACTGCCCTGGATGCATTGCGTGCCGGGCTGCCCGCAGGCACGGTCTCTGGTGCCCCCAAAGTGCGAGCCATGGAAATCATCGACGAATTTGAACCACATCGGCGGGGCCCGTATGCTGGCGCCGTCGGATATCTCGATTTTACGGGAAATATGGATACGTGTATTGCATTGCGTACGCTGGTTATGCAGGGATCGACGGCCTACGTTCAGGCCGGCGCCGGGATCGTTGCCGACAGTGTACCCGAGACGGAGTACTATGAAACATTGAACAAGGCAAAGGGGTTGCTGAAAGCGATCGAGGTCGCTGAACAACAACTGAAATAA